A region from the Corylus avellana chromosome ca7, CavTom2PMs-1.0 genome encodes:
- the LOC132187572 gene encoding aquaporin PIP1-2-like, translating into MEGKEEDVRLGANKFPERQPIGTAAQIQDDGKDYKEPPPAPLFEPSELTSWSFYRAGIAEFVATFLFLYITVLTVMGVAQSKTKCTTVGIQGIAWAFGGMIFALVYCTAGISGGHINPAVTFGLFLARKLSLTRALFYIVMQCLGAICGAGVVKGFEKTTYQSVGGGANFVNPGYTKGDGLGAEIVGTFVLVYTVFSATDAKRSARDSHVPILAPLPIGFAVFLVHLATIPITGTGINPARSLGAAIIYNRDRAWDDHWIFWVGPFIGAALAALYHTVVIRAMPFKSK; encoded by the exons ATGGAGGGTAAGGAAGAGGATGTTAGATTGGGAGCCAACAAGTTCCCGGAGAGGCAGCCGATTGGGACGGCGGCTCAGATCCAAGACGATGGCAAGGACTACAAGGAGCCGCCGCCAGCGCCGCTTTTCGAGCCGTCTGAGCTCACCTCTTGGTCCTTTTACAGGGCTGGGATCGCCGAATTCGTGGCCACCTTCCTGTTTCTGTACATCACGGTTTTGACGGTGATGGGCGTCGCTCAGTCAAAGACCAAGTGCACAACGGTCGGGATTCAAGGGATCGCTTGGGCCTTCGGCGGCATGATCTTCGCCCTCGTCTACTGTACCGCTGGCATCTCAG GGGGTCACATAAACCCGGCGGTGACGTTTGGGCTGTTTCTGGCGAGGAAGCTTTCGTTGACGAGGGCGCTGTTCTACATCGTGATGCAGTGCCTGGGTGCGATTTGCGGTGCTGGTGTTGTGAAGGGGTTCGAGAAGACCACGTACCAAAGCGTGGGCGGTGGCGCCAACTTTGTGAACCCTGGTTACACCAAGGGCGATGGCCTTGGCGCTGAGATCGTCGGTACCTTTGTTCTTGTCTACACAGTGTTCTCGGCCACTGACGCCAAGCGTAGCGCCAGGGATTCCCACGTGCCC ATCTTGGCACCTCTACCAATTGGGTTCGCGGTTTTCTTGGTGCACTTGGCTACCATCCCCATAACCGGAACTGGAATTAACCCAGCTCGGAGTCTTGGTGCGGCAATCATCTACAACAGGGACCGCGCCTGGGATGACCAT TGGATTTTCTGGGTGGGACCATTCATTGGGGCAGCACTTGCAGCTCTGTACCACACGGTTGTGATCAGGGCCATGCCCTTCAAATCGAAGTGA